One genomic segment of Candidatus Saccharimonas sp. includes these proteins:
- a CDS encoding transcriptional regulator — translation MEQSINALFGSKTRVKLLNLFFNSPEEKFYVREISRIIDEQVNSVRRELTNLESVGIVKNSTEDRKIFYQANQRFKYYLPLRAIFAGVKMNESVSVDKKISSIDRWQSEVENIQKQIDILVLFGVFVDDVDSDIDMLIVGNNQDKKLSNWASDIEKKEGRELNYMILSMEDFYYRYTTQDTFMKGLFKNNYKIVFDKENILEKL, via the coding sequence ATGGAACAGAGTATAAATGCACTATTTGGCTCAAAAACGAGGGTTAAACTTTTAAACCTATTTTTCAATAGTCCAGAAGAGAAGTTTTATGTTCGTGAAATATCGCGAATTATTGATGAACAAGTTAACTCTGTTCGGAGAGAACTAACCAATCTTGAAAGTGTTGGCATCGTAAAAAACTCAACAGAAGATAGGAAGATTTTCTATCAAGCGAACCAGAGGTTTAAATACTACCTTCCGCTAAGGGCGATTTTTGCTGGAGTTAAAATGAACGAGAGTGTTTCTGTTGATAAAAAAATATCTTCTATAGATAGATGGCAGTCTGAAGTTGAAAATATTCAAAAGCAAATAGATATTCTTGTATTATTTGGAGTTTTCGTTGATGATGTGGATTCGGATATTGATATGTTGATAGTTGGAAATAACCAGGATAAAAAGCTTTCGAATTGGGCTTCAGATATTGAGAAGAAAGAAGGCCGTGAGCTAAACTATATGATTTTATCTATGGAAGATTTTTATTATCGATACACTACGCAAGATACCTTTATGAAAGGGTTATTTAAAAATAATTACAAAATAGTCTTTGATAAAGAGAATATACTTGAAAAATTATAA
- the thrS gene encoding threonine--tRNA ligase, whose protein sequence is MRHSLAHIMAAAVQRIYKDAKFGVGPAISDGFYYDIDLGENKISEKNFGKIEKAMRRIIAEKQDFVRSEVSIEEAISWAKETNQPYKLELLNDLKNTGTTDAKILAEGDFELGNGAETVSFYTNGNYKDLCRGPHLSNTSEVGAFKLMRVAGAYWRGDERKPQMQRLYGVAFETQEELDEYLERMEEAKKRDHRKLGKELDLYTVSPLVGIGLPLFTPRGTILRDVLANYSNQLRQKYGFEKVWTPHITKKDLYEKSGHWAKFGEELFLVKSQVTGGQFALKPMNCPHHTQIFASNPRSYKDLPIRYLETTTDYRDEQTGELGGLNRVRSLTQDDSHIFCRTDQIEGEIQNLLAAAHELYSGIGMKLRVRLSYRDDSDSYLGDLAVWESAQNQLKKAVISNNLDYFEEEGEAAFYGPKIDFMATDAIGREHQVATVQLDFVQPERFELSYKNSEGQDERPVMIHCALLGSIERFMSVYIEHKAGWFDFWAAPEQVRILTINDTLNDYVEEVSKILSATVLDSPVRLNEIRYSVDGRNESLGKKIREATAMKIPVQLIIGPKDKENNEVSVRFRKNSEFVEEKVTLQDLVEFIRKI, encoded by the coding sequence ATGCGTCACAGCCTTGCGCATATTATGGCGGCAGCAGTTCAGCGAATTTATAAGGACGCAAAGTTCGGTGTGGGGCCAGCAATCAGTGATGGTTTTTATTATGATATTGATTTAGGCGAAAATAAAATTTCAGAAAAAAACTTTGGAAAAATTGAAAAAGCTATGCGCCGAATTATTGCTGAAAAGCAAGATTTTGTGCGAAGCGAAGTTTCAATTGAAGAAGCAATTTCTTGGGCAAAAGAAACTAATCAACCATATAAATTGGAACTCTTGAATGATTTGAAAAATACTGGCACAACAGACGCAAAAATCCTTGCTGAAGGTGATTTTGAGCTTGGCAATGGTGCTGAAACTGTTAGTTTTTATACTAATGGAAACTATAAGGATTTATGCCGAGGTCCACACCTTTCGAATACTAGCGAAGTTGGCGCTTTTAAATTGATGCGTGTGGCGGGTGCTTATTGGCGTGGTGATGAGAGAAAACCACAGATGCAACGACTTTATGGTGTGGCTTTTGAAACGCAAGAAGAACTCGATGAATATCTTGAACGAATGGAAGAAGCCAAAAAACGTGACCATCGTAAACTTGGTAAAGAACTTGATTTGTATACCGTTTCTCCACTTGTTGGCATTGGTTTGCCACTCTTCACGCCGCGTGGAACAATTTTACGCGATGTTTTAGCAAACTATTCAAATCAATTACGCCAAAAATACGGTTTCGAAAAAGTTTGGACTCCGCACATTACTAAAAAAGATTTGTATGAAAAATCTGGACACTGGGCTAAATTTGGCGAAGAGCTTTTCTTGGTGAAATCGCAGGTTACTGGTGGTCAATTTGCACTAAAACCAATGAACTGCCCACATCATACACAGATTTTTGCTTCGAATCCAAGAAGCTACAAAGATTTACCAATCCGTTATCTTGAAACAACAACAGATTATCGTGATGAGCAAACTGGTGAGCTTGGTGGTTTGAACCGTGTTCGTTCTTTAACACAGGATGATTCGCATATTTTTTGTCGAACTGATCAAATTGAAGGTGAAATTCAAAACTTGTTAGCTGCTGCCCATGAGCTTTATTCTGGAATTGGAATGAAACTTCGAGTGCGCCTTAGCTATCGTGATGATTCTGATAGCTATCTTGGTGATTTGGCGGTCTGGGAAAGTGCACAAAATCAGCTTAAGAAAGCGGTTATTTCGAATAATTTAGATTATTTTGAAGAAGAGGGTGAAGCAGCATTTTATGGACCAAAAATCGACTTTATGGCAACAGATGCAATTGGTCGTGAACACCAAGTTGCAACGGTTCAGCTTGATTTTGTTCAGCCTGAGCGATTCGAACTTTCATATAAAAATTCTGAAGGCCAAGATGAACGGCCTGTGATGATTCACTGTGCTTTACTCGGTTCAATTGAGCGGTTTATGAGTGTTTATATTGAGCATAAAGCTGGCTGGTTTGATTTTTGGGCAGCTCCTGAGCAAGTTCGAATTTTAACAATCAACGATACTTTAAATGATTACGTTGAAGAAGTTTCGAAGATTCTTTCAGCTACTGTTCTTGATTCCCCAGTTAGACTCAATGAGATTCGCTATTCGGTAGATGGACGCAATGAATCATTAGGAAAGAAGATTCGTGAGGCAACTGCAATGAAAATCCCGGTTCAGCTAATTATTGGCCCTAAAGATAAAGAAAATAATGAAGTTAGTGTTCGTTTTCGAAAAAATAGTGAATTCGTTGAAGAAAAAGTTACTCTTCAAGATTTAGTGGAATTTATTCGAAAAATATAA
- the rpmB gene encoding 50S ribosomal protein L28 — MAVCDLTGKGKQHGNNVSFSLRRTKRTFKPNIQKKTIIIDGKKVRLNLSTAAIRTLKKKGIL; from the coding sequence ATGGCAGTATGTGATTTAACAGGAAAAGGAAAGCAACACGGAAACAACGTTAGCTTTTCATTGCGACGCACAAAACGAACTTTTAAGCCAAACATCCAAAAGAAAACTATTATTATTGATGGTAAAAAAGTTCGACTAAATTTGAGCACCGCAGCTATCCGAACTTTGAAGAAAAAAGGTATTCTATAA
- a CDS encoding MBL fold metallo-hydrolase: MFDIEYKGANSIVISTKKISLITDPKHSIFGDKDLVIKEGVELATEERFKTSNEDFKLSISYPGSYEVSDFTINGYQEKRHIDEDKDGEKSVIYSVEVCGVRIGILGNIDPNLSDDQLENLGVLDILVLPIGGGGYTLDVTAAANIARRSDAKIIIPVHYADDGINYEVPQSDFALFEKELGVDVEKTTKYKVKSATSLPEKMTIVKIERTK; the protein is encoded by the coding sequence ATGTTTGATATTGAATATAAGGGTGCAAACAGTATCGTAATTTCTACAAAAAAGATTTCATTAATAACTGATCCTAAACATTCTATTTTTGGTGACAAAGATTTAGTTATTAAAGAAGGGGTTGAGCTTGCCACTGAGGAGAGGTTTAAAACTAGTAATGAAGATTTTAAGCTTTCAATATCCTATCCTGGAAGTTATGAAGTGTCAGATTTTACTATAAATGGTTATCAAGAAAAACGGCATATTGATGAAGACAAGGATGGTGAAAAATCTGTAATTTATAGTGTTGAAGTTTGTGGTGTTAGAATTGGTATTTTGGGAAATATTGACCCAAATTTATCTGATGACCAGCTTGAGAACCTTGGTGTTTTGGATATTTTAGTTTTACCGATTGGTGGTGGCGGATATACTCTAGATGTAACAGCTGCGGCAAATATTGCTAGAAGATCTGATGCGAAAATAATTATTCCTGTTCATTATGCTGATGATGGGATTAACTACGAAGTTCCTCAATCTGATTTTGCGCTTTTCGAAAAAGAACTAGGTGTTGATGTTGAAAAAACTACAAAGTATAAAGTGAAATCAGCTACAAGTTTACCTGAGAAAATGACAATAGTTAAAATTGAACGGACAAAATAA
- the rplT gene encoding 50S ribosomal protein L20 codes for MRVKRGVTARAKHKKILKAAKGMQHARTRSYRLAKQGVIRSLQYAYRDRRNRKRDLRALWITRINIAARENGITYGKLIAGLKAKNIELDRKVLAELAVSEPKAFAKIVESVK; via the coding sequence ACGAGCAAAGCATAAGAAAATCCTAAAAGCAGCTAAGGGTATGCAACATGCGCGAACACGCTCATATCGATTAGCTAAACAAGGCGTAATCCGCTCATTGCAATACGCATATCGTGACCGCCGAAATCGCAAACGAGATCTTCGAGCCCTATGGATTACTCGAATCAATATTGCAGCGCGCGAAAACGGAATCACTTACGGAAAGCTTATCGCTGGCTTGAAAGCTAAAAATATTGAACTTGACCGAAAAGTTCTTGCAGAATTAGCAGTTAGCGAACCAAAAGCTTTTGCGAAAATTGTTGAATCAGTAAAGTAA
- the miaA gene encoding tRNA (adenosine(37)-N6)-dimethylallyltransferase MiaA, which produces MRNNTLVIITGPTASGKTSLAIKLAKLFGGEIISADSRAIYKDINIASAKPTIKEQEGVMHWGFDLVEPGERFTAADFKEYTYAKIDDILDRGKIPFLVGGTGLYIDAVLYDYNFGGEVDDDFRKGLNQRTVEDLQKYIFENKIEMPENNKNKRYLIRSIEKSISEKGKSCKKHNKYNNIVVGITTNREELREKIFKRNEHFFISGIIEEYKKVEQKYGPNSEAMTANAYPLIRNFLNGELDEKELIDKMSVRDWRLAKRQITFMKRNKDIVWLDLKDAEQFIISKINKCIKKL; this is translated from the coding sequence ATGAGAAATAACACTTTAGTTATAATCACTGGCCCGACTGCAAGCGGTAAGACGAGCTTGGCTATAAAATTAGCCAAGCTTTTTGGCGGTGAGATTATTTCTGCTGATTCACGTGCGATTTATAAAGATATTAATATTGCTTCTGCAAAACCAACGATTAAGGAGCAAGAAGGTGTTATGCATTGGGGCTTTGATTTAGTTGAGCCCGGAGAGCGTTTTACTGCAGCAGATTTTAAGGAATATACCTATGCTAAGATTGATGATATTTTAGATCGTGGTAAAATTCCATTTTTAGTTGGTGGAACTGGATTATATATTGATGCGGTTTTATATGATTATAACTTTGGTGGTGAAGTTGATGATGATTTTCGAAAAGGCCTGAACCAGAGAACTGTCGAAGATCTACAAAAGTATATTTTTGAAAATAAAATTGAAATGCCAGAAAATAATAAGAATAAGCGATATCTAATTCGATCAATAGAAAAAAGCATAAGCGAAAAGGGTAAAAGTTGTAAAAAACACAATAAGTATAATAATATTGTTGTAGGAATAACAACTAATCGCGAAGAACTACGAGAAAAAATCTTTAAAAGAAATGAGCATTTTTTTATCTCTGGAATAATTGAAGAATACAAAAAAGTTGAACAGAAATATGGCCCAAATTCTGAAGCAATGACAGCAAATGCTTATCCGTTAATTCGAAATTTTTTGAATGGAGAATTGGATGAAAAGGAACTTATTGATAAGATGTCTGTGCGGGATTGGAGATTGGCTAAAAGACAGATAACTTTTATGAAGAGAAATAAAGATATAGTGTGGCTTGATTTAAAAGATGCTGAACAATTTATTATTTCGAAAATTAATAAATGTATAAAAAAGTTGTAA
- a CDS encoding site-2 protease family protein, with the protein MVFIIFISIISILVAMIVHEFSHGFVAYLLGDETAKREGRLTLNPIAHLDPYISIILPILCVFSNLPVIGGAKPVPVDSRELKWGKWGMALVALAGPLSNFIMAFISFTIMHALNLSHGDIAAIFGRFTLINLSLAIFNLIPIPPLDGSKILQPFAPEFIQDFFDRLESYGSIFILALMFLFSTVISNYVNFSMSLILEGFSAFLRIFGL; encoded by the coding sequence ATGGTTTTTATAATATTTATATCTATAATTTCAATATTAGTAGCAATGATCGTTCATGAATTTTCTCACGGATTTGTCGCCTATTTATTGGGTGATGAAACAGCAAAAAGGGAGGGAAGATTAACTTTAAATCCAATTGCGCATTTAGACCCTTATATTAGTATTATTTTACCGATATTGTGCGTATTTTCAAATCTTCCTGTAATTGGTGGTGCAAAACCTGTCCCAGTTGATTCTAGGGAGCTTAAATGGGGCAAATGGGGTATGGCCCTCGTTGCTCTTGCTGGGCCTTTGTCTAATTTTATAATGGCGTTCATATCTTTTACGATAATGCACGCTTTAAACTTATCACATGGTGATATCGCGGCTATTTTTGGTAGATTTACACTAATTAATTTGAGTTTGGCGATTTTTAACTTAATTCCGATTCCGCCGCTAGATGGTTCAAAAATTCTTCAACCATTTGCACCAGAATTTATTCAAGATTTTTTTGACAGGCTGGAATCTTACGGTTCAATTTTTATTTTAGCTTTAATGTTTTTGTTTTCTACCGTAATTTCTAATTATGTTAATTTCTCAATGAGTCTCATTCTTGAAGGGTTCTCAGCTTTTTTACGGATTTTTGGTTTGTAG